Proteins encoded within one genomic window of Actinoplanes octamycinicus:
- a CDS encoding PPOX class F420-dependent oxidoreductase encodes MSGVISLDSAALREFWTERHLCTLTTLRADGSPHVVAVGATLDPVAGVARVITSGGSAKVRHVRRGQQRVAICQVDGRRWSTVEGFAVIRDDPDAVAEAERRYAERYRTPRPNPARVVIEVKVTRVLGSASLTG; translated from the coding sequence ATGAGCGGCGTGATCAGCTTGGACTCGGCGGCGTTGCGCGAGTTCTGGACCGAGCGGCACCTGTGCACGCTGACCACGCTGCGGGCCGACGGCTCGCCGCACGTGGTCGCGGTCGGCGCCACCCTCGACCCGGTCGCCGGCGTCGCCCGGGTGATCACCTCCGGCGGCTCGGCCAAGGTCCGGCACGTGCGGCGCGGCCAGCAGCGGGTGGCGATCTGCCAGGTCGACGGGCGGCGCTGGAGCACCGTGGAGGGCTTCGCGGTGATCCGCGACGACCCGGACGCGGTCGCCGAGGCGGAGCGCCGGTACGCCGAGCGTTACCGCACGCCCCGGCCCAACCCGGCGCGGGTGGTCATCGAGGTCAAGGTGACCCGGGTGCTCGGCTCCGCCTCGCTGACCGGCTGA
- the chvE gene encoding multiple monosaccharide ABC transporter substrate-binding protein → MKYTRLAAAFAAATLVTTMAACGDAEKTTDKEAAGGGSAAGALIGITMPTKSSERWIHDGDNLKSQLEGLGYKVDLQYAENDIPTQTQQLDSQITKGAKLLIIASIDGTTLSSQLDNAEAAKIPVIAYDRLIRDSATVDYYATFDNFKVGVQQATSLLTGLGVLKADGSKGDAKGPFNIELFAGSPDDNNATFFFNGAMSILDPYIKDGTLVVKSGQKDFKTVSTLRWDPETAQKRMENLLTSTYKGGVKVNGILSPYDGISIGILSALKSGGYGTDGKYPIVTGQDAELASTKSIIKGEQYSTIYKDTRQLAKVTGEMADAILKGQTPTTNNTTDYDNGKKVVPAQLLQSVIVDKSNYQKELVDSGYYKADQLK, encoded by the coding sequence GTGAAATACACCCGGCTTGCGGCAGCGTTCGCCGCTGCCACCCTGGTGACCACCATGGCTGCCTGCGGTGACGCCGAGAAGACCACCGACAAGGAGGCGGCCGGCGGCGGCAGCGCCGCCGGCGCCCTGATCGGCATCACCATGCCGACCAAGTCGTCGGAGCGCTGGATCCACGACGGCGACAACCTCAAGTCGCAGCTCGAGGGCCTGGGCTACAAGGTCGACCTGCAGTACGCCGAGAACGACATCCCGACCCAGACGCAGCAGCTGGACAGCCAGATCACCAAGGGCGCCAAGCTGCTGATCATCGCGTCGATCGACGGCACCACGCTCTCCTCGCAGCTGGACAACGCCGAGGCCGCGAAGATCCCGGTGATCGCCTACGACCGGCTGATCCGGGACAGCGCGACCGTCGACTACTACGCCACCTTCGACAACTTCAAGGTCGGTGTGCAGCAGGCCACCTCGCTGCTGACCGGTCTGGGCGTGCTCAAGGCGGACGGCAGCAAGGGTGACGCGAAGGGCCCGTTCAACATCGAGCTGTTCGCCGGCTCGCCGGACGACAACAACGCGACGTTCTTCTTCAACGGCGCGATGAGCATCCTCGACCCGTACATCAAGGACGGCACGCTGGTCGTCAAGTCGGGTCAGAAGGACTTCAAGACGGTCTCCACCCTGCGCTGGGACCCGGAGACCGCGCAGAAGCGCATGGAGAACCTGCTGACCTCCACCTACAAGGGTGGTGTCAAGGTCAACGGCATCCTCTCGCCCTACGACGGCATCTCGATCGGCATCCTGTCGGCGCTGAAGTCGGGTGGTTACGGCACCGACGGCAAGTACCCGATCGTCACCGGTCAGGACGCCGAGCTGGCCTCCACCAAGTCGATCATCAAGGGCGAGCAGTACTCGACCATCTACAAGGACACCCGCCAGCTGGCCAAGGTGACCGGTGAGATGGCCGACGCCATCCTCAAGGGCCAGACCCCGACCACGAACAACACCACCGACTACGACAACGGCAAGAAGGTCGTCCCGGCCCAGCTGCTGCAGTCGGTGATCGTCGACAAGAGCAACTACCAGAAGGAGCTCGTCGACAGCGGCTACTACAAGGCCGACCAGCTGAAGTGA
- the mptB gene encoding polyprenol phosphomannose-dependent alpha 1,6 mannosyltransferase MptB, with protein MRGGALPASGNHDALVILLWLAGTALMGYAWWAGRDREHSVRWTLGTIALWTAPFLVLPPLGSRDFYSYNCQGELYARGLSPYTATAETLPCTWLGAVPPIWQDTVTPYGPLFVLLAALIVVAGQALPPLPAIVDALPPQLGSLLLPLVLFRLAALAGVLAVAAGLPVLARRCGVAPARALWLALAGPLIGAHLLGGPHNDAMMLGLMVAGLAVLVRFPRRPVATVAGGVLLGAAVAVKASALIAVPFAVLIVAGTQAVHRRIGLRDLVAGTVGVAAAGAATLAGITLLAGLDLGWVAGLKDSEALVQFSSMPTAVGMTVTYAGQLVDKGFDAVPAVRSVAFVLLAVVLVVIWVRALRNRTDPVRAALTGAAAAMVATVALAPVFLPWYTLWPLTLLAATAVRVRAVMLIAIVAAFTVLPDGSGLVRHLKFPGAPLVTCYLAYLGVRQLRRLVRRRRGQPVSEAEPSTRVTLTSMTTRAGLGRGVR; from the coding sequence ATGCGCGGCGGCGCGCTGCCCGCCTCGGGGAACCACGACGCGCTGGTGATCCTGCTGTGGCTGGCCGGCACCGCGCTGATGGGTTACGCCTGGTGGGCCGGCCGGGACCGGGAGCACAGCGTGCGCTGGACGCTCGGCACCATCGCCCTGTGGACCGCGCCGTTCCTCGTCCTGCCGCCGCTCGGCAGCCGGGACTTCTACTCGTACAACTGCCAGGGCGAGCTCTACGCGCGGGGCCTGAGCCCGTACACGGCGACCGCGGAGACGCTGCCCTGCACCTGGCTGGGCGCGGTGCCGCCGATCTGGCAGGACACCGTGACCCCGTACGGTCCGCTGTTCGTCCTGCTCGCCGCGCTGATCGTGGTGGCCGGTCAGGCGCTGCCGCCGCTGCCGGCGATCGTCGACGCGCTGCCCCCGCAGCTCGGCTCGCTGCTGCTGCCGCTGGTGCTGTTCCGGCTGGCCGCGCTGGCCGGGGTGCTGGCCGTCGCGGCCGGGCTGCCGGTGCTGGCCCGGCGCTGCGGGGTGGCGCCGGCCCGGGCGCTGTGGCTGGCGCTGGCCGGCCCGCTGATCGGCGCGCACCTGCTGGGCGGCCCGCACAACGACGCGATGATGCTCGGCCTGATGGTGGCCGGCCTGGCGGTGCTGGTCCGGTTCCCGCGGCGGCCGGTGGCGACGGTGGCCGGCGGCGTGCTGCTCGGCGCCGCGGTCGCGGTGAAGGCGAGCGCGCTGATCGCGGTTCCGTTCGCGGTGCTGATCGTGGCCGGGACCCAGGCCGTGCACCGGCGGATCGGCCTGCGTGACCTGGTGGCCGGCACGGTGGGGGTGGCTGCCGCGGGGGCGGCCACGCTGGCCGGGATCACCCTGCTGGCCGGCCTCGACCTGGGCTGGGTGGCCGGGCTGAAGGACAGCGAGGCGCTGGTCCAGTTCAGCTCGATGCCGACCGCGGTCGGGATGACCGTCACCTATGCCGGGCAGCTCGTCGACAAGGGGTTCGACGCGGTGCCGGCGGTCCGGTCGGTCGCCTTCGTGCTGCTGGCCGTGGTGCTGGTGGTGATCTGGGTGCGGGCGCTGCGGAACCGGACCGACCCGGTCCGGGCCGCGCTGACCGGGGCGGCCGCGGCGATGGTCGCCACGGTCGCCCTGGCCCCGGTCTTCCTGCCCTGGTACACGCTGTGGCCGCTGACCCTGCTGGCGGCCACCGCGGTCCGGGTCCGGGCGGTGATGCTGATCGCGATCGTGGCGGCCTTCACCGTGCTGCCGGACGGCTCCGGGCTGGTCCGGCACCTGAAGTTCCCGGGCGCGCCGCTGGTCACCTGCTACCTGGCCTATCTGGGGGTCCGGCAGCTGCGCCGGCTGGTCCGCCGGCGTCGCGGTCAGCCGGTCAGCGAGGCGGAGCCGAGCACCCGGGTCACCTTGACCTCGATGACCACCCGCGCCGGGTTGGGCCGGGGCGTGCGGTAA
- a CDS encoding DUF2252 domain-containing protein: protein MDATPTISSHVVLSSAGDEGFTSLRRPARPRAERYEIGRSLRERSPRSDMAHWQPPADRPDPVRQVVASHEGRLPWLVPVRIGRMIANPYAFLRGTAGLMADDFAGLPHTGITPVICGDAHLGNFGFYASPERELVFDLNDFDEAHPGPWEWDLRRLVVSVHVAGRVNGFRESACAEAVQHCVEEYREQIAQLSERPLLARSFDQLDVDAMRSQASRGSFRDEIERAARRARRRTSDRALPRFTEQRDGTRRLVEQPPVITRPSDDDRELLEQALDGYLTTLKPHWARILGGYRIVDVAHKVVGVGSVGLRAYVALCEGSDPDDVVFLQLKQARRSVIAKHQHGDLAWHRHQGQRVVEYQQALQTVSDPLLGWTTVGDHQYYVRQFRDMKGAIVVEDINAGALADYAGVCGFLLAKSHARTSGASMIAGYVGSGDKLDESLARFARLYADQVEKDHAALVAAVRTGELEAETA from the coding sequence ATGGACGCGACACCCACGATCAGCAGCCACGTCGTGCTCAGCTCAGCGGGCGACGAAGGATTCACCTCCCTGCGCCGGCCCGCACGGCCGCGCGCCGAACGATACGAGATCGGCCGGTCACTGCGCGAGCGGTCCCCCCGCTCGGACATGGCGCACTGGCAGCCGCCCGCCGACCGGCCCGATCCGGTGCGCCAGGTGGTGGCCTCGCACGAGGGCCGGCTGCCCTGGCTCGTCCCGGTCCGGATCGGCCGCATGATCGCCAATCCGTACGCGTTCCTGAGGGGAACCGCCGGCCTGATGGCCGACGACTTCGCCGGCCTGCCGCACACCGGCATCACTCCGGTCATCTGCGGCGACGCCCACCTGGGCAACTTCGGCTTCTACGCCAGCCCGGAGCGCGAGCTGGTCTTCGACCTCAACGACTTCGACGAGGCGCACCCCGGCCCGTGGGAGTGGGACCTGCGCCGCCTGGTGGTCAGCGTGCACGTGGCCGGCCGGGTCAACGGCTTCCGGGAGAGCGCCTGCGCCGAGGCGGTGCAGCACTGTGTCGAGGAGTACCGGGAGCAGATCGCCCAGCTGTCCGAGCGGCCGCTGCTGGCCCGCTCGTTCGACCAGCTCGACGTCGACGCGATGCGCTCGCAGGCGAGCCGGGGCAGCTTCCGCGACGAGATCGAGCGGGCCGCCCGGCGGGCCCGCCGGCGCACCAGTGACCGGGCGCTGCCCCGGTTCACCGAGCAGCGCGACGGCACCCGCCGGCTGGTCGAGCAGCCGCCGGTGATCACCCGGCCCTCGGACGACGACCGGGAGCTGCTCGAGCAGGCGCTGGACGGCTACCTGACCACGCTCAAGCCGCACTGGGCGCGGATCCTCGGCGGCTACCGGATCGTGGACGTGGCACACAAGGTGGTCGGCGTCGGCTCGGTCGGGCTGCGCGCCTACGTGGCGCTGTGCGAGGGCAGCGATCCGGACGACGTGGTGTTCCTGCAGCTCAAGCAGGCCCGCCGCTCGGTGATCGCCAAGCACCAGCACGGTGACCTGGCCTGGCACCGGCACCAGGGCCAGCGGGTGGTGGAGTACCAGCAGGCCCTGCAGACGGTCAGCGACCCGCTGCTGGGCTGGACCACGGTCGGCGACCACCAGTACTACGTGCGCCAGTTCCGGGACATGAAGGGCGCGATCGTGGTCGAGGACATCAACGCCGGCGCGCTCGCCGACTACGCCGGGGTCTGCGGCTTCCTGCTGGCCAAGTCGCACGCCCGGACCAGCGGCGCGTCGATGATCGCCGGGTACGTGGGCAGCGGCGACAAGCTGGACGAGTCGCTGGCCCGGTTCGCCCGGCTCTACGCCGACCAGGTGGAGAAGGACCACGCGGCGCTGGTCGCCGCGGTGCGGACCGGCGAATTGGAGGCGGAGACGGCATGA
- a CDS encoding pirin family protein, translating into MTTPAAESVLLPGHDVPLGRYTTVRRLLPHRERRMVGAWCFVDHFGPDDVRGRPGMQVPPHPHTGLQTVTWLVDGVIEHRDSLGSHQVIAPGQLNLMTSGHGIAHSEFTPPDHPDAMHGLQLWVALPEPARHRPPAFEHFAELPSVTEGPATVTVVAGSLGALRSPATVHSPLVGAEIVYTGAARQTLELDPTFEYAVLVMSGAAVVDGSPVTAGSLLYLDTGRSELDISVLAAARLFLIGGEPFEEPLVMWWNFVGRSHEEVVAAREDWMAGRRFGAVRGCDAAPLPAPELPTVRLKARDRGGRTS; encoded by the coding sequence ATGACGACGCCTGCCGCCGAGAGCGTGCTGCTGCCCGGGCACGACGTGCCGCTGGGGCGCTACACGACGGTTCGCCGCCTGCTGCCGCACCGGGAGCGGCGGATGGTCGGGGCGTGGTGCTTCGTCGACCACTTCGGGCCGGACGACGTGCGCGGCCGCCCCGGCATGCAGGTGCCGCCGCACCCGCACACCGGGCTGCAGACGGTGACCTGGCTGGTCGACGGCGTGATCGAGCACCGGGACAGCCTCGGCAGCCACCAGGTGATCGCACCCGGCCAGCTGAACCTGATGACGTCCGGGCACGGCATCGCGCACTCCGAGTTCACCCCGCCCGACCACCCGGACGCGATGCACGGGCTGCAGCTGTGGGTCGCCCTGCCGGAGCCGGCGCGGCACCGGCCGCCCGCCTTCGAGCACTTCGCCGAGTTGCCGTCGGTCACCGAGGGGCCGGCGACGGTGACCGTGGTGGCCGGCTCGCTCGGGGCGCTGCGCTCGCCGGCGACCGTGCACTCGCCGCTGGTCGGCGCCGAGATCGTTTACACCGGCGCGGCCCGGCAGACCCTGGAGCTGGACCCCACCTTCGAGTACGCGGTGCTGGTCATGTCCGGCGCCGCGGTGGTCGACGGGTCCCCGGTGACCGCGGGGTCGCTGCTCTACCTGGACACCGGGCGGAGTGAGCTGGACATCTCGGTGCTCGCCGCGGCGCGGCTGTTCCTGATCGGCGGGGAGCCGTTCGAGGAGCCGCTGGTGATGTGGTGGAACTTCGTGGGCCGCTCGCACGAGGAGGTGGTGGCGGCCCGGGAGGACTGGATGGCGGGCCGGCGGTTCGGGGCGGTCCGGGGGTGCGACGCCGCTCCGCTGCCGGCGCCGGAGCTGCCGACGGTCCGGCTGAAGGCGCGGGACCGCGGCGGCCGGACCTCCTGA
- a CDS encoding LacI family DNA-binding transcriptional regulator: MTDVARLAGVSHQTVSRVLNDHPNVKEQTRIRVRAAIAELGYRPNRAARALVTGRSQLIGVVARNSMLYGPASMLTEFEQAAADAGFAVSVGSVRELDRDSISAVVERHLDQRVAGLVVIAQVASATEALAEIPAEVPVVFIDGDPAAGRSLVTVDQVAGARAAVQHLLEAGHETVWHVSGPTDWFDSAGRIQGWRQTLQEAGREVPPLLSADWSAAEGYRAGQMLARMPEVTAVFAANDHLALGVLRALHERGRRVPHDVSVIGFDDVPEAAFFIPPLTTVRQSFGDVARAALTLLLGQMKEDAGAADTVIVPAQLVVRESVAPPA; this comes from the coding sequence ATGACGGACGTGGCACGACTGGCCGGGGTTTCCCACCAGACCGTCTCACGTGTGCTCAACGATCATCCGAACGTCAAGGAGCAGACCCGGATCCGGGTCCGGGCGGCCATCGCCGAGCTCGGCTACCGGCCGAACCGGGCGGCTCGTGCCCTGGTCACCGGCCGGTCCCAGCTGATCGGCGTGGTGGCCCGCAACAGCATGCTGTACGGCCCGGCCTCGATGCTCACCGAGTTCGAGCAGGCCGCGGCGGACGCCGGTTTCGCGGTCAGCGTGGGCAGCGTCCGGGAGCTGGACCGGGACTCGATCTCCGCGGTGGTCGAGCGGCACCTGGACCAGCGGGTGGCCGGCCTGGTGGTGATCGCCCAGGTGGCGTCGGCCACCGAGGCGCTGGCCGAGATCCCGGCCGAGGTGCCGGTGGTGTTCATCGACGGCGACCCGGCGGCCGGGCGCTCGCTGGTCACCGTCGACCAGGTGGCCGGCGCCCGGGCCGCGGTCCAGCACCTGCTGGAGGCCGGGCACGAGACGGTCTGGCACGTCTCCGGGCCGACCGACTGGTTCGACTCGGCCGGCCGGATCCAGGGCTGGCGGCAGACGCTTCAGGAGGCCGGCCGGGAGGTCCCGCCGCTGCTCAGCGCCGACTGGTCGGCCGCCGAGGGCTACCGGGCCGGGCAGATGCTGGCCCGGATGCCGGAGGTCACCGCGGTCTTCGCGGCCAACGACCACCTGGCCCTGGGCGTGCTGCGGGCGCTGCACGAGCGCGGCCGCCGGGTGCCGCACGACGTCAGCGTGATCGGGTTCGACGACGTGCCCGAGGCGGCGTTCTTCATCCCGCCGCTGACCACGGTGCGCCAGTCCTTCGGCGACGTGGCCCGGGCCGCGCTGACCCTGCTGCTCGGTCAGATGAAAGAAGACGCGGGCGCCGCCGACACGGTGATCGTTCCGGCACAATTGGTGGTCCGTGAGAGCGTTGCTCCGCCGGCCTGA
- the araA gene encoding L-arabinose isomerase translates to MKPQIWFLTGSQHLYGPETLQQVADQSAEIQRTLAAGLGAELVSRPVLTDSGAIKQVMLDANADPRVIGVIAWMHTFSPAKMWISGLDALRKPLLHLHTQHNISLPWESIDMDFMNLNQAAHGDREFGFIQARLGVPRKTVAGHVSDPAVAARIDGWAKAAAGLQRLRTLRLARFGDNMRDVAVTEGDKVEAELRFGVSVNTYGVNDLVAVVDAVDEKTVDDLVTEYADLYELDPELAKGGARHDSLRYGARIEAGLRQFLTEGGFGAFTTNFEDLGGLRQLPGLAVQRLMADGYGFGGEGDWKTSALLAAVKAMGAGSDRGTSFMEDYTYHFGPGEPKILGAHMLEVCPTIASGRPRVEIHPLGIGGREDPVRMVFDAAPGPGVVIGLADLGDRFRLVANVIEVVTPDEPLPNLPVARAVWKPAPSLSTSAECWLTAGGPHHTVLTQAVGAEVLRDFATMAQTELLLIEDRTTTDDFADRVRWNQAYHRLARPL, encoded by the coding sequence ATGAAACCGCAGATCTGGTTTCTCACCGGCAGCCAGCACCTGTACGGGCCGGAGACGCTCCAGCAGGTGGCCGACCAGTCCGCTGAGATCCAGCGCACCCTGGCGGCCGGCCTGGGCGCCGAGCTGGTCAGCCGGCCGGTGCTCACCGACTCGGGCGCGATCAAGCAGGTGATGCTGGACGCGAACGCGGATCCGCGGGTGATCGGCGTGATCGCCTGGATGCACACGTTCTCGCCGGCCAAGATGTGGATCTCCGGCCTGGACGCGCTGCGCAAGCCGCTGCTGCACCTGCACACGCAGCACAACATCTCGCTGCCCTGGGAGTCCATCGACATGGACTTCATGAACCTCAACCAGGCCGCGCACGGCGACCGCGAGTTCGGGTTCATCCAGGCGCGGCTGGGCGTGCCGCGCAAGACGGTGGCCGGGCACGTGTCCGACCCGGCGGTGGCCGCCCGGATCGACGGCTGGGCCAAGGCGGCGGCCGGTCTGCAGCGGCTGCGCACCCTGCGGCTGGCCCGCTTCGGCGACAACATGCGCGACGTGGCGGTCACCGAGGGCGACAAGGTCGAGGCCGAGCTGCGCTTCGGTGTGTCGGTCAACACCTACGGCGTGAACGATCTGGTCGCGGTGGTCGACGCGGTGGACGAGAAGACCGTCGACGACCTGGTGACCGAGTACGCCGACCTCTACGAGCTGGACCCGGAGCTGGCGAAAGGTGGCGCGCGCCACGACTCGCTGCGCTACGGCGCCCGGATCGAGGCCGGCCTGCGACAGTTCCTGACCGAGGGCGGCTTCGGCGCCTTCACCACCAACTTCGAGGACCTCGGCGGTCTCCGCCAGCTGCCCGGCCTGGCCGTGCAGCGGCTGATGGCCGACGGGTACGGCTTCGGCGGCGAGGGCGACTGGAAGACCTCCGCGCTGCTGGCCGCCGTGAAGGCGATGGGCGCGGGCTCCGACCGGGGCACCTCGTTCATGGAGGACTACACGTACCACTTCGGGCCCGGCGAGCCGAAGATCCTCGGTGCGCACATGCTCGAGGTCTGCCCGACCATCGCGTCCGGGCGGCCTCGTGTCGAGATTCACCCCCTGGGCATCGGCGGCCGGGAGGACCCGGTCCGGATGGTGTTCGACGCCGCGCCCGGCCCGGGCGTGGTGATCGGTCTCGCCGACCTCGGTGACCGGTTCCGCCTGGTGGCGAACGTCATCGAGGTGGTCACGCCGGACGAGCCGTTGCCCAATTTGCCAGTCGCCCGGGCGGTGTGGAAGCCTGCGCCGTCGCTGTCGACTTCGGCCGAGTGCTGGCTCACCGCGGGCGGTCCGCACCACACCGTCCTCACCCAGGCCGTCGGCGCCGAGGTCCTGCGGGACTTCGCGACGATGGCCCAGACCGAGCTGCTGCTCATCGAAGACCGCACGACGACCGACGACTTCGCCGATCGAGTGCGGTGGAACCAGGCGTACCACCGTCTGGCCCGCCCCCTGTAA